In Myxococcota bacterium, the DNA window CGCCTGTTCACAGGCGATCGCCGCCGCGGCGATCGCAACCAAGGAACCCAGCGTTCGCATCTTCATGTCGTTTCCTCCCCTCGCGGTCCGTGTGGTACCGCGCGAATCAGGCCGTCGGTACGGCCCGTACTCCCCGTAGGCACCACGTTGCCACACTCCCGTGCGTCGCGCCGCGCGCGGATCTCCCCAGGGGCAGGTCGTCGGATCGCCGCGCCGGACCTAGGCCCGCTTGCGGGTCATCTTCTTCCGGTTGCGGTTGATGTCCCGCAGCATGGCGATGCCCTCGTCCGCGACCTCTTGCCCGACGACCTCGTCGTCTTCGCGGTGGAGCTCCTCCATGTCGACCCAAGTCGCATACACGGAGCGCGTGCGCTCGGTGATGATGCCGGCCTTGAGCAGGGTCTTGATCAGGACGCGGAAGATGTTCGTCTGCTGGGTGAGGGTCTCGCGCCGGTCTTCGTCGCCGAACGCCTCCATCACGGCGCTGCGCACCCACTGCCAGTCGAGGCCGAAGGGCGCGTAGATCTCCTGCTTCTGCTCGGCGTTCACGAGGTTGAAGAGCAGGGTCTGGAAGCACTGAGCGGCCCAGTCCTCGACCTGCTCGTGCTCCTCGTTGGTGAGATTCGGGACCGTGCGGTCGGCCCAGATCTTCCCGAACTTGTGGTGGAAGGCTTCGTCGGTCATGACCAGCTGCACCAGGCGGCGCAGCATCGGGTCGTTGGTGCGCGCGTGCAGCGTGGCGAACGCGCCCATCGCCAGCCCTTCGACCAGCATCTGCATGCCGACGAGCTTCTTGTAGACCTTCTCGGAGCGGACGATCTGGTCGAGCAGGCTCGCCAGGGTCGGACCCGAACGCAGCGGCGTTCCGAAGCGGGCGGCGACGTAGTTGGAGAAGCCCGTGACGTGGCGCGCTTCCTCGCGTGCCTGATTCGCGGCGTACTCCTGAGCGCCGGGTTCGCGCAGGATCTGGCAGAGGCTCGCCGAGAGCGAGAGCGCGCCCTGCTCGCCGTGCAGGATGCTCGACAGCATGAACTGGGCGTTGGCGTTCGCCAGTTGGATCTTCTGGCCTTCGTCGAGCCGATCGGCGACGGCGCAGTTGAGCTCGACCACCATGTCGCGCGGCAGGATCGTCTCCTCGCGCAAATCGAAGGGCTCGCGGTAGTCGATGTAGGCCGGGTCGGTGGGATCCCAGAAGTGATCCTCGGTGGCCGAGATGATCGCGTCGAAGGCGTCGCTGCGGGCCCCGTAGCGATCGGTCTCGATCATGGCCAGGAAGTTGTCGCGGTCGACGGTGTCGTAGAGCGGGTCGTGTCGGGGCATGGTTCTCCTCGGACCCGCAAGCGTAGCCGGGGAGGGAACGGGCGCCGAGCCCGGCGGCCGGGCGGCCCCGCGTCGGCGGGCCCTGCGCCGAGGGGCTAGGGTCGGCGCGTCGTGGAAACGTGGGCGCGCGAGTTCTTCTGGGTCTGTGTGGCGGTCGTCGCCGTCGGGGTCCCGCTGTACGCGGCGCGCGTGCGCGGGAGCACCTACGCCGGCTTTGCCGCCGTGATCCTGCTGTTTTCGCTGCCGGGCGCCCTGTGGAGCGAGGCGCGTCTGGCGGGGTTGGCCGGCGGCGGGAGCGCCCGCTGGGTGTCCGTGGGCTTCGCCCTGGGCACGCTGGCTGCCGGCTGGCACCTCGCGCATCTGGTCCGGGCGCGTTTGCGCGGGCCCGTCTTCCGCTGGCTGGTGAGCGTTCCCGGCCAGGCCTTCGTCGCGGCGGGCTTCGTCGCGATCGGCTGGGCCCTGCTGTTGTCCCCCTTCCGGCTGGGGCTGTGGGCCGCGGGTGCCGACGCATGGTTGACCGCGCTTCGCTGGCTCGACCTCGTGCCCTTCGTCCTCGCGCTGGGATCGATCCGGACCTCGTTGCTGCCCCGGGTCGAACACGTGCAGGTGCAGCTCGCCCCGGCGCCCCATGATCGCGCCGAGGCCTTCGTCCGGGCGCCGGTCGTGCGCCAGCGCGGCTGGCCGGCCCCGGCTGCGTCGGGCGCGGAGCCTGGGCTGCGCATCGTCCAGATCACCGATCCCCATCTCGGGCCGTGGCAGCCCGTGGCGCGTTTGCAGCGCAGCCTCGAGTCACTCCTCGAGAGCGACCCGGATCTCGTCCTGCTCACCGGCGACTTCCTGACGATGGAAGGGCAGGGCACGCCAGGAGCACTGGGAGAAGCGCTCGCCCCGCTGCGCGCCGTGCAGGATCGTTGCTACGCGATCTTCGGAAACCACGACCACGAGGCGCCCGACGAGGTGCGCGGCGCACTCGAGCAGTGCGGCGCCGACCTCCTGATCGACGACGCCCGCCGGGTCGACACCCGCTGCGGCCCGGTTCAGATCATCGGGGCCGACTACGTCGGCCGCGGTCGCGGCGAACATCTCGCGGGCCTGCTCGCACGCTTCCCCCGCGAACCCGACGCCTTGCGCCTGCTGCTCTTGCACGACCCACTGGGCTTTCGCGAGATTGCGCCCGGCGAAGTCGATCTCACCTTGTCCGGGCACACCCACGGTGGTCAGGTTGGCTTGGTCTCCTTCGGCTTGGACTGGACGGTCCTCGGGCGCACACGCTGGCCCGACCACGGGTTCTTCGCCCAGGGCTCGAACCGCCTCTACGTTCACCGCGGGACGGGCTTCTACGGGTTTCCCTTGCGCATCGGAGTCCCCGGGGAGCACTCGGTCCTCGAGCTGCTGCCCCACGCCACGC includes these proteins:
- a CDS encoding metallophosphoesterase, which codes for METWAREFFWVCVAVVAVGVPLYAARVRGSTYAGFAAVILLFSLPGALWSEARLAGLAGGGSARWVSVGFALGTLAAGWHLAHLVRARLRGPVFRWLVSVPGQAFVAAGFVAIGWALLLSPFRLGLWAAGADAWLTALRWLDLVPFVLALGSIRTSLLPRVEHVQVQLAPAPHDRAEAFVRAPVVRQRGWPAPAASGAEPGLRIVQITDPHLGPWQPVARLQRSLESLLESDPDLVLLTGDFLTMEGQGTPGALGEALAPLRAVQDRCYAIFGNHDHEAPDEVRGALEQCGADLLIDDARRVDTRCGPVQIIGADYVGRGRGEHLAGLLARFPREPDALRLLLLHDPLGFREIAPGEVDLTLSGHTHGGQVGLVSFGLDWTVLGRTRWPDHGFFAQGSNRLYVHRGTGFYGFPLRIGVPGEHSVLELLPHATR
- a CDS encoding ferritin-like domain-containing protein, producing the protein MPRHDPLYDTVDRDNFLAMIETDRYGARSDAFDAIISATEDHFWDPTDPAYIDYREPFDLREETILPRDMVVELNCAVADRLDEGQKIQLANANAQFMLSSILHGEQGALSLSASLCQILREPGAQEYAANQAREEARHVTGFSNYVAARFGTPLRSGPTLASLLDQIVRSEKVYKKLVGMQMLVEGLAMGAFATLHARTNDPMLRRLVQLVMTDEAFHHKFGKIWADRTVPNLTNEEHEQVEDWAAQCFQTLLFNLVNAEQKQEIYAPFGLDWQWVRSAVMEAFGDEDRRETLTQQTNIFRVLIKTLLKAGIITERTRSVYATWVDMEELHREDDEVVGQEVADEGIAMLRDINRNRKKMTRKRA